A part of Acropora palmata chromosome 8, jaAcrPala1.3, whole genome shotgun sequence genomic DNA contains:
- the LOC141889928 gene encoding uncharacterized protein LOC141889928 — MFNLLAVPAVGRSLTFCKLLTPVLIRLTASFNTVLCQSSRNAEMLISRTVFNIPSALNSSKASGKIVLNRGQKESVSEQLKLFDDSLSMKSMVFLLGWVGRTANLKSKDLNKALSNQELSALMKLLNSIECGISQLEHRELAVVVWSLAKMKAHHHTLIELCENEIISRGLGTFDYRSLSQIAWAFSKLHQEKSSVFEEIEKAIMSKEVNLAFFDVRGLAQTLVAFGVTNSGSPKLFQICAEEILSRDFTTFRNRDLVQIVWSFAKRGAEADGLFDKTEAELFRRGVSNIRVGGDIAMLLWSIASAGKKKEELVKALESQLLRLRNLSGFSDKDISDAIWGLERAGGNAGIKKLQLEVERRGRGNGVAKEEKGTEGE, encoded by the coding sequence ATGTTCAATCTTCTTGCTGTTCCCGCTGTTGGCAGAAGCCTTACATTCTGCAAGCTTTTGACACCGGTTCTTATTCGGTTAACAGCCTCATTCAATACTGTCTTATGTCAATCCTCAAGAAATGCAGAGATGCTCATAAGCAGGACTGTTTTCAACATTCCTTCTGCACTTAACTCCTCCAAGGCGTCTGGAAAGATCGTTTTAAATCGTGGGCAGAAAGAATCCGTGTCAGAGCAACTGAAACTTTTTGATGACTCATTGAGTATGAAGTCAATGGTGTTTCTTCTGGGCTGGGTTGGAAGGACTGCAAATCTAAAGTCAAAAGACCTAAACAAGGCGTTATCTAATCAAGAATTGAGTGCATTAATGAAGTTACTCAACTCTATTGAATGTGGTATCTCACAGCTAGAGCATCGTGAGCTAGCAGTTGTTGTTTGGTCTCTGGCTAAGATGAAGGCACATCACCATACTCTTATTGAGCTgtgtgaaaatgaaattatctCTCGAGGGCTGGGTACCTTTGATTATAGAAGTCTCAGTCAGATTGCTTGGGCATTTTCCAAGCTTCACCAAGAAAAATCAAGTGTTTTTGAAGAGATCGAAAAGGCTATTATGAGCAAAGAAGTGAATCTTGCTTTTTTCGATGTGCGTGGTCTTGCACAGACACTTGTAGCCTTTGGAGTGACCAACAGCGGGTCTCCAAAACTGTTTCAGATTTGCGCCGAGGAAATTTTGTCTCGTGATTTTACTACTTTTCGCAATAGAGACTTAGTACAGATTGTCTGGTCCTTTGCCAAAAGAGGTGCTGAAGCGGATggtttgtttgataaaacagAAGCAGAGTTGTTCCGTAGAGGAGTATCAAACATACGCGTGGGAGGCGACATAGCAATGTTACTGTGGTCTATCGCCTCAGCTGGAAAGAAGAAGGAAGAGTTAGTTAAGGCTTTGGAAAGCCAACTTTTGCGTTTAAGAAATTTGAGTGGTTTCTCAGATAAAGATATCAGCGATGCAATTTGGGGGTTAGAAAGAGCTGGTGGAAATGCAGGTATTAAGAAACTTCAGCTGGAAGTCGAAAGGCGTGGAAGAGGAAATGGTGTCGCTAAGGAGGAAAAAGGAACGGAAGGTGAATAA
- the LOC141890338 gene encoding G2/M phase-specific E3 ubiquitin-protein ligase-like has product MIMKDGRLSIKRGYSLPINVTPNITSEELLGKAVEKQSRFHKDVVQSNMKAFYQLLYTDKNKVNTLPGSDEPFTLKRYKEEIDKPYSRITFYLCSSSDYFDSVLRDFDLDSDSDEPSEKTPEFPPIQSNSNGNNNSVENQAQTNFVQSSTTSPSPNQEQREHRMAWSVVQEQSDLFEKDLPCPVFETKPVTSLTTEASVQNKEELQERLMSCPICFSLHPVEQMEEHTDNCSMWLLDDTNDQCDIPDPSPTLSCNAEPATAQALTGYEQKKVLREQIAALSVQLLSTDVKRITIRRKFLWQDFKSAVSTKIQPKSTLKVVFSGEPAVDDGGPRRELFSELLMIVSEKFFKNGKPVNSTVALAAGDFKTCGAVMGMSLLQGGPAPNFLAADVASYLVGDPLRPVDNQDPVLRRAAEALSSATTDEQVRTTLTSDVVLDVLESIGYTGIPQKETLAEVQPIIQSICMKDQLCQYLPQLVQMESGLDDCGILNHIRRNTQIWKPVFASENFFTITADEFQDNTTVNFSESQIRKDAEITTFKFFSDVLTSIDAGGIEDVSLMDLIKWMTGASQIPPLGFPKKFTVEFVHGCTAGCCC; this is encoded by the exons ATGATTATGAAAGATGGTCGCCTTTCGATTAAGAGGGGCTATTCACTTCCGATAAATGTTACGCCAAATATAACTTCCGAAGAACTTTTAGGGAAAGCTGTCGAGAAGCAAAGCCGTTTTCATAAAGATGTTGTCCAAAGCAACATGAAGGCGTTTTACCAGTTACTGTACACtgataaaaataaagtgaATACCCTACCTGGTTCCGATGAGCCTTTCACCCTTAAGAGGTACAAAGAAGAAATAGACAAACCTTATTCAAGGATCACGTTCTATTTGTGCTCATCATCTGACTACTTTGATAGTGTTCTCCGTGATTTTGACTTGGATTCAGACAGTGATGAACCCAGTGAGAAGACACCAGAGTTTCCACCGATTCAAAGCAATAGCAATGGCAACAACAACAGCGTGGAAAACCAAGCCCAAACAAACTTTGTACAATCAAGTACAACTTCACCTTCACCTAATCAAGAACAACGTGAACACAGAATGGCATGGTCGGTGGTGCAGGAACAGTCAGATTTGTTTGAGAAAGATTTGCCGTGTCCAGTTTTTGAAACTAAACCTGTCACATCATTGACAACAGAGGCATCTGttcaaaataaagaagaaCTGCAAGAAAGACTGATGAGCTGCCCCATTTGCTTTTCACTACATCCTGTTGAACAGATGGAGGAACATACTGATAATTGCTCAATGTGGTTACTAGATGACACCAATGATCAATGTGACATCCCTGATCCTTCACCTACACTAAGTTGTAATGCTGAGCCTGCAACAGCACAAGCATTAACTGGCTACGAGCAAAAGAAAGTCCTCAGGGAACAAATTGCAGCCCTGTCCGTACAGCTGTTATCAACAGATGTGAAACGCATAACCATAAGAAGGAAGTTTTTGTGGCAAGATTTCAAATCAGCTGTGTCAACGAAGATCCAACCTAAATCAACACTGAAGGTTGTCTTTTCAGGGGAGCCAGCTGTAGATGATGGAGGTCCAAGGAGAGAGTTATTTTCAG AGCTTCTGATGATTGTAAGTGAAAAGTTCTTTAAGAATGGGAAACCTGTCAACTCCACTGTAGCACTAGCTGCTGGTGATTTCAAGACTTGTGGGGCAGTCATGGGAATGTCTCTGTTGCAAGGTGGGCCAGCTCCTAACTTTTTGGCAGCGGATGTAGCCTCTTATTTGGTTGGAGATCCACTTCGCCCGGTTGACAATCAAGACCCTGTTCTTAGAAGAGCTGCTGAAGCa ttgTCCAGTGCAACAACAGATGAGCAAGTGAGAACCACATTGACCAGTGATGTTGTGCTCGATGTTTTGGAATCAATCGGGTATACAGGCATCCCACAGAAGGAAACCCTTGCTGAAGTACAACCCATTATCCA ATCAATTTGTATGAAAGATCAGTTATGTCAATATCTTCCCCAACTGGTTCAGATGGAAAGTGGACTGGATGATTGTGGCATTCTTAATCATATCAGAAGAAATACTCAAATCTGGAAACCTGTCTTTGcaagtgaaaattttttcaCTATTACCGCAGACGAGTTTCAGGACAATACGACAGTGAACTTCAGTGAATCACAGATTCGCAAAGATGCAGAAATAACcactttcaagtttttcagtGATGTGCTAACATCCATTGATGCAGGAG GTATTGAGGATGTCAGCTTAATGGACCTCATCAAGTGGATGACTGGAGCCTCACAAATTCCTCCCCTAGGATTTCCCAAGAAGTTCACAGTAGAATTTGTGCATGGTTGTACAGCAGGTTGTTGCTGTTGA